GGAGGAGCCAGGTCGGTTACATTCAAGGCTACAAGAGACGGTTCTGGCACGGAGACAACTTCCATCGCGGGAACGACATGTTGGTGAGACGCTTAATGTTTATACTTGACTTAGTTTGGGACGTGGTGTACGTACGTTTTACTTTGGCACAGCCAGCTGCTGTCTGTGAGCTGCTAGGCTCATATTGCATCGGGCGTTGTCCATGAGGTGACCCTTTTCTTCTTCGTCTCTCTGCAGCCCGGAAGAGTGGTGACGCTGATTGAAGATGATGACGTAAGTGGAAAGCTCTACTTCCTATTGGTTTGTTAGTGATGCTGCAGAAACCACAGGAGTTTCCAGGTTTAAAGTAAATCTGTGCAATTTCCCCCACTGCGTAATAACTCCACGTTTACCCTCTTCTTACAGGCGAGCACTTGGGGTGTGGCGTTCGAGGTGACAGGCTCTGAAGTCGAGGAGTCCCTGAAGTACCTCAACGTGCGCGAGACGGTCTGTGGCGGCTACATCACCAAAATGGTGGATTTCTTCCCCGAGGGGGAGAACCAGCCTCCGGTTCAGGCGCTGGTGTACATCGCCACCTCCGACAACGCCCTCTACCTTGGGCCGGCCAGCCCGGAGATGATTGGCATCCAGATCGCGGTGTGCAGAGGGAAGACGGGCCACAACCTGGAGTATCTGCTCCGGCTGGCTGAGTTCATGAGGAACAGCTGCCCGCACGTGGAAGACAATCACCTGTTCTCCATCGAGAAAGCAGCACTGACCATGGCGTCCTCGCTGACCGTGGCGTCCTTTCTGTTGGCAGCCCAGTAGCTCGTACCCTTTGTCTCACTATCTTATACTGTATGGTGGATGAatacgttacacacacacacacacacacacacacacacacacacacacacacacacacacacacacacacacacacacacactatgaggCTTTTCATATGCCATGCCAcctatgtttttgttgtataatATAGCTTCATACTACCATCCATTGTACTTGAATCTAATACTCCAGAAGCGATAACAAAAGGGAAGCAcgatattgtgtttttgtttttcagaagcATGACCATATGTTCACATTGTAAAGTTACTCCTGGTACATGTTTGTGAATCAGTTACAAAATGTATGATTACTTAATTGACTGTAAACATCTGCagtgtgtggtttttttttgaaatttttttgaaatttttttttaaattcacactaacttttattttatttgcacaGTTCAGATTCCGTCCAGCCACTACAGACGGGACAGGAATTAATTGTGGTAGTTGAACCTGTTTGCAATAAATGGCTGCTGTGATaatgtgtatttctttttcaaaggTAAAAAGTTGCCTGTGGCAACCTTTTAACTAGTTGTGAACactaataaaattaaaagaacTCTTGTTTGTGCCATATAGTAACTGATGTGAGCCAGTGGGATGAGTTTTCTTCAAAACATTATTTACAAATTTAGCCCCAGGGAACCTATTCATACAAAACAAATCCTAAATAGCATGTGGTTTATAGGCTTGGATCACTCCAGTAAAGCTTTGCTTATAGTAACTCATTTTCTATTGCTTTTGTGGTAAAGAAAAGTACTGGTAATATAAAGACTTTTCTTTAAttggtgcattttttttttttcttaattactGTAAACTCCTTAGGCCTTTAAAATCCTTAGCATTAAACCATCTGAGAAGGAAAAATCATTCTTGTTGAAACAGTCAGTCAAACCTGTAATGAGGGAGATGGATTTGTTTTAAGGGGCCACAAGCTAAACAGTTCGGGAACCACCACAGACCAAATGTTATTGCACATATTACACATATGGATATGTCAACTGTATATAAACATGCCACCGTTTGACAACAATACGAAGCCTGGGGATTGTTCCAGGAAGCAGGTTTCCTGAGATGCAGTTTGCTCGATAACCTTCCTGACTATTTGTTCCAGGTTTGACTGCATAATGTACTTAGCATTATCCACATAACTCATTAAATTTGCTTTTTTGGAAcgtacaaatacaaatacaaacatacattggACACTCCCAAACGTTGGCCGGAGCAGCTTGTACCTTGGACGTGGTTCAAGTCCAGAGTCTATCTAGTTGCAGAGGCTTATATAACTGCTGGCTGGGAACAGGCCCAGACCTGGAAGTCCTGTGTTTACAGTCTGTGCAGTGGTCATGTCAGAGTGCAGCAGGAAGAACATGCTGCTGAGGCGCTCATCGAGATCAAATCGTACTGGCCCCTCACCGAACCATGTGAAAACATACGGACATGAATTCAGGTGCTACTTCAGGGTATTGCCTCTTACCCACACGATTTCAAATGCATTGCTTTTATTGGATTGTTCTATACATTTTATCAATGCCAAGACTTCATTATGTACAATGCATTTGTTGGTTTAGAAAGAAACTCACAGTGCTGTAGAGCCTTGCCGATAGTTTCAGAGCCAGGGTTTTGAATATCTGCCTTTGAGGTTTCCACCTCCATCGCCGATACTATGGAGGTGAATGGAATGTGGTTTGTGCTGCTCAAAGCACTAAAACAAACTACATTAGGAAAACTCAATATCAACATGTCTTTCCAAAAACAATTACTGAGGTCTCACTGTGAACAGTTTTCATAGGGACTATTTCTTCAATAGAAAGTAGTTCCAATGAAAACTGTCCACAACGAGGTCCTGTAGCTCGTCCTGAGGAACAGGGGACATAGTGGACTGGATGCAACCTGGGGGTGCATAGGGGGGGCCTTCCAAAaaagattttatttaaaatgctttttttttagctttaatATGGAGAACTGTGTGCAGTATTTAGCAAAACAGTGTGATTTTGAATTGTAAACAGAACGCAAAGTGACAACTGTGGTTGTACTTTGCAGGCTCGGTGAAGAGATTTGGAAATCTGCTGTATTTCAGGTTCCAATTTCAGTGTGTAAGCATTTTCTAAAAATATATGATTGCAGGTGTATTGGGTGCCAAACACCAGTTTCATGAATATCACGACTAAGTCAAAAATCGTTAACTTGTGGCATACTAAAATCAGTTTTAAGAAACATTTAAGGATCCCATTACACAATTGCTCCCCATTAGGTGTTTTATATAACAACATAGTGTTCATGTTTGCAAAAAATGTTTCCATCCTTTGTGGGTGGAATGATGGAGCCAAGTTTACAAGCCCCATGCTAAACTATCGTCCTAAACGGCAATGCAGATTTACGTGAGCAGTATTAGTATAATGAGAACAAAAAGTTTAATAATTCAAAATAAGCAGAACGGCTAatttagcacttttattttCAGTCGGCTCCTCCTGTTAGTAAAATGGCAGATGCATTTTCTTCATATGTACACGACCTATAAAAATAGACAGGCAAATGAGGGAAAAGCCAGAGGAAATGTCGCTCTCATCATTATGTACATCAATATAGAACATCatattttaatcacactattaACACAAAACAAACCTATAACAGACGTAGTGCTCAACTTAGGACACTgatgcaaactttttttttcttcctaaaacATCAATGACATCAAAGAGAACCACAGACTcctcatcaaaaaaaaaaaaaattctgaaaaataaaaatggcttcAGTACAATTTACACCGTTTTACAGCTGAATACCCCGTTCACAATTATCATCAATTGCCCATTTTAACACAACTCAAATAACTTAAATATAGACAACCAAATAATCTGAGTGAATTCATAAATTTACGGTTAGCAGCATAGCCGGATCCACCAGTACTCCTAATTTTGAATTATCATGTTCACATCaaccattcattcattttcccATTGGACAAAAAATATATCATCGATTTACATTTCCGTCTGCATGGGAAATACATTTCATGGacaaatatttttcaaaatgttaagaCCTGCCATGTTTGGTATGGGTACTGGCATCTTTTATTACAAAAATAGGAGCTTTAGTAGAAAAGCTGTAGACGTATTGTTTGGTAAAGTGTGGGTCGGTAAGGTGTGGGTTCATATTAAGCTCTGTAAAATGCAGAACTGTCCACCAGTTTGCGCCAAGCACATCTACAGGACAATTAAATAACCTAATGTACAAGTATGAGAAtcaaccaacaaaaaaaaaaaaaaaaaaaaaaaaaatggaagacGTGGCTCAGTGCATTTGACAGAAACTCCCTTGCCTCCCTAAACTGGCAAACATTTCAAAGCCCTTTAAGCTACATGTGTTGGTTCACGTCTTTGTTGTAACATCACAGCTAGGTAGCAAATCAAAAGAGTTTCCGGTCATCGTGAATAAAAAAGTACGGTCCGTCTTCTCAAAATGCACATGGAAATACTCTTGTCACAATGCAAACAAAAATACTCAAGGCAGATTTTGTCCACTGACCCggacacattaaaataaaacgGAACCAAGAAATGTAGAGGCTGGTAGGGACTGTaccttcatgtgtgtgtgtgtgtgtgtgtgtgaagacatTCCTTTTAGTTGCTAACCAGCAGACACAGCATCGTCCTCCAGGTAGTGAACCTCTGTTACTATATGGACTGTAATCCCTATTAGTTTAGGCGTAGGGCGTCTGTGGGGATCACAGTGAGAGAAGGtcagttttctgtgtgtgtgtgtgtgtgtgtgtgaaagagagagggcaCATTCAAGTGTGTATGAGTCCATTATCGAGCCCCGGGACCACCGGGGCCCTTGCCTTTCCTGACTGTGCCGTGGCTGCTGTGGTGGTGGCTGTGGGCCAGCTGTTTGTTGGGGCTTGGGGTGGAGGCGCCTCCTTTGGCCTGGGGGGAGGAGCTTCTGCTGGGGTTGAAGGCGGGGCTGGTGCCAGACCGGCCCAGGGAAGGCTGCAGGGGGCTGGACGCAGCGAGGCCTGCTGGAAGGAGAGCCGGTCACAGCCATGGTTACTCTGAGGAAACTAGCAGTGTGTCCAAAATTACAAACTACATTCTAACTTTGTACAATATGTAATACAGCTGGGGCCACCAACTGGCAGACTCCTGCGGTCTGGACCACAAAGCCTTTTGACACAACtgggaaatataaatatatatatatatatatatatatatatatatatatatatatatctaaatGATATTGGtgtttattttgtcaaaaaggGAATTTTTAACAGGCAGAACGAGGCCAGCTCTGTAGAGCTGTATGGGTCCTGCGACCGCCTGTTACCATTGCAAAAACATCTGCGAGAGACGTGAGCTGACAGAGGAACTACACAGGTACACAATAAGATAAAAGAACACGGCATTGTCAAAATATAGAAAAGTTGACAGTGGAAACCGAATCTTCCGAGATGAGTGGACAGAAAAGTACGCGTTTCTTCTTCCTGCTATGAGCTTTACGAGGTCGGTGGGCCTCATTTGCACAGAGTCCGTTGCGATTGTCAAAAGTGGAATTATTAAACGCCAATATGAAGACTAGACACAGACACTTGGAGAAAACTTAGCCACAGCAGTCTGAGGTCAGGACAATGAAAAGCAATGTGTCCAAAGCCCAATAAGAGAAATCTATACGAgtcctgtctcactctctcacgTAACAAcgggcatatgtgtgtgtgtgtttttccattcATCATATGCTTGTTCAATATaggtactgtattttttttaagattattttttgggcatttccgcctttaatggataggaaagctatgaaagagagagagagagagagagagagagagagagagagagagagagagagagagagagagagagagagagagatgggggcataagatgagctatcctggccacctatttttgccttttttatgCTAGGAAGCTTGTACTTCTATCTTTAAGTGATTATTAAGCTCAGATCAGCCTAAAAGAGCACTTTATTTAGTTTTCCTTTGGAGGAGGTTGTATTTTTATGGACTGAAAGGAATATTCACAAAGCAAATTGAGATCTGATGGATTTATATGGCACTTTTTATATGTTTGTTCATAAAAGGCACTGTATTTTTGCCTCTTTGAGTTTAAAAAGTTGACTAAACTGATTCCTttagtattattagtattattagtatATAGTCTATATTTGTAGGTATCAAATTCTTAGGACCTCTGCGGGGGTGGAGGGTTGACTTACTGGACCTCTTGCAATTTAAGTTGAATACCCCGTAATACAGTATCACATCAGTGGCAGAGAGAACCAGGCCTTTCTTTAGAGACATGCCTTTAATTTCTAATTTCCCCTGTTTATGCAAACTCAACACTTCCTTCATGTTTACCTGTTGTCTTAATACATTCAGTATAATATCCCATTATTCAGTATAATAATATTCCATTATTTAGTATAATATTCCATTATTGAGTATAACAAAAATCATGTCAGTCTTTccactttgccttttttttctgaagGATGTAGTTTATCATGAATGAAACGCAACACTTCCTGTACaattttcacattaaaagtaTTGCAGCCTTCCCTTTCAAAGGTAGGCTTTTAATGTGGAATATATCAGGAGGCATTGTGTTTTGTTAAGCAGCTTAACATCAATCAGCAGTACGGCAAAGAAGAAACGAGTCATAACAGGAAATAATATGTGCGCTAACGCATGTCAATCAAACTGCGACTTTGGAACGTTACCGCCAATTAAACTGTTggctgttgttttttaaatgttaaatagtTCTTTTTGTTTCGGGGGGGGGGTGTTCATTCTTTTTGGATTTGTGTGCAGGGCAGACGTGGCCCACCagtgtgcatgcatttgtgggaaCGCGTATACAACATTCGCTAACCTTTAGAAACACTGTAACCGTAAGCAGCATAAGCTGCTGCAGACGCGGCTGCCGCACCAGCCATCGCTCCCGCCATGGCTGCCGCGCTGCCCGCTGTTGACTTGCGGCCACGTCCTTTCCCTCCAGACTTGGCCCCCCCTCCTGATCCTTTAGGCCGCCCCCGACTCCGCCCAGACCTGCCTCTGCCGGGGCTGATCGTTTCCGAGGCCGAAACAcctgaaggaaggaaggcagacAGACGATACAGAGACCAAGTTAGGCAGGAATCAACAGCACGGTAAGAAAGATGTTCCGTCTGGCTTGGCATTTACCCAGTCCTTCAAAGATACTGACATGATAGTTTTCCTGTAATATAGAAACATTACTACACATTAATCATTACGCATCATTAGCCTAAGTACAGGCTCAGGCAAAAACCAAAATATTGCTCTCATTTTCCATACTGCTTGCAGAATTAGAGCCAGTGTTGGCCTCAATGGTAATGTGCCTAATCCCTCCAGTaccttctccccctctctccgaCTCCCTACTCTCTCCACTGGTCTGCGTTTTCTTTGCATGTTTCCATCCAAACACTGTATAGACAACCCTTCtcgggggcgggggggggagaACCTATCCTATCACGAACACCCAGACACAGATGAAAACCCTCTACAAATCCCTCACTCTTACCCTCCCTCCAGGCTTTAATTTCACTCTTCCTCCATTTTCACCCAATTGTCCAAGTTCCCTCATTCTAACCTTCATTCTGTCTTTCAAAAATCAAAACCAAAGTCATTATAACGTCATTCGCATCTCTGAAAGCACCAATGTCCTCCCAGCCGGCtgggcttttttttaataatctcTCTGGAAGGAGCCTCTTAGCATGGCGGCAAAAATCCCAAATGGGTTTTCACAAAGCAGCATGTATTTAGGAGGGATTACCTAATTGCAGTGCATCCAAAgtacagatatactgtacaggCAAAACAAACGATAGGCTCACTGTCTATCTGGGTACGGAACATACCGAAACACTGAAGCCAAGTCAAAATAAAAACCCTCATAAATCAAAAATAATCGTCTACATAATACATATGAGGTAACAGACTACTTGTCTCAATGG
This genomic window from Perca flavescens isolate YP-PL-M2 chromosome 18, PFLA_1.0, whole genome shotgun sequence contains:
- the chac1 gene encoding glutathione-specific gamma-glutamylcyclotransferase 1, whose translation is MKPQHITTGKTSLWIFGYGSLVWKPDFKYRRSQVGYIQGYKRRFWHGDNFHRGNDMLPGRVVTLIEDDDASTWGVAFEVTGSEVEESLKYLNVRETVCGGYITKMVDFFPEGENQPPVQALVYIATSDNALYLGPASPEMIGIQIAVCRGKTGHNLEYLLRLAEFMRNSCPHVEDNHLFSIEKAALTMASSLTVASFLLAAQ